The Daucus carota subsp. sativus chromosome 7, DH1 v3.0, whole genome shotgun sequence genome window below encodes:
- the LOC108193476 gene encoding triacylglycerol lipase OBL1 isoform X2 gives MAGGNGNRMRYLIVKPENGGIVDLFRFLVWNNRVCASKFVESSDDDVDDLTSWPKDHRWVIIVSIVMRKLIAVFGKPMEWAGYLFEFFLNLLSLNGDNLFALIYNFFREFQKERSTQVFILCDKPKDADLILISFRGTEPFDADDWITDFDYSWYEFPKLGKVHMGFLEALGLGSRGNTATFSELLQMKSTKSTFFDPEQEQSSLSVDPPKQLGPEMTEMTAYFAVKSKLRQLLRKHKAAKFLVTGHSLGGALAILFPTVLVLHEEEEIMQRLLGVHTFGQPRIGDRQLGIFMEAHLEYPEPKYFRVVYCNDLVPRLPYDNKTWLYKHFGVCLYFNSLYVEQKVNEEPNKNYFGLRYLIPAYLNAGWELIRSFIMDSMYGPEYREGWLSILLRVVGLILPGISAHSPTNYVNSIRLGKMKVTEMSPL, from the exons ATGGCCGGGGGTAATGGCAACCGAATGAGGTATTTGATCGTCAAGCCAGAAAACGGTGGAATTGTTGATCTTTTCCGGTTCTTGGTTTGGAATAACAGGGTTTGTGCTTCGAAATTTGTTGAGAGTTcggatgatgatgttgatgactTGACAAGCTGGCCCAAGGACCACAGGTGGGTTATAATCGTATCCATCGTAATGAGGAAGCTGATAGCTGTTTTTGGCAAACCTATGGAGTGGGCTGGCTACCTTTTTGAGTTCTTTCTAAATCTACTCTCTCTCAATGGCGACAATCTttttgctttgatttacaaCTTCTTCCGCG AATTTCAGAAGGAGAGATCAACCCAAGTTTTCATACTGTGTGACAAGCCAAAAGATGCAGACTTGATACTGATCAGCTTCAGGGGAACAGAACCATTTGATGCAGATGATTGGATTACTGATTTCGACTACTCTTGGTATGAATTTCCAAAATTGGGAAAAGTCCATATGGGATTCTTAGAAGCCTTGGGTTTAGGCAGCAGGGGTAATACTGCCACCTTCAGTGAACTTCTTCAGATGAAAAGCACAAAATCTACTTTCTTCGATCCAGAGCAAGAGCAGTCTTCTCTCTCTGTAGACCCTCCAAAGCAGCTTGGGCCAGAGATGACGGAGATGACTGCATACTTCGCTGTAAAGAGTAAACTCAGACAACTACTTCGCAAGCACAAGGCTGCAAAATTTTTGGTCACTGGACATAGCTTAGGAGGAGCTCTTGCCATATTGTTCCCGACAGTACTGGTGCTGCATGAAGAGGAAGAAATTATGCAACGGTTGTTGGGTGTTCACACATTTGGACAGCCCAGAATAGGAGATAGGCAGTTGGGGATATTTATGGAAGCGCATCTAGAATATCCAGAGCCGAAGTACTTTAGAGTAGTTTATTGCAATGACCTTGTTCCAAGGTTGCCGTACGACAACAAAACCTGGCTCTATAAGCATTTCGGAGTGTGCCTGTACTTCAACAGCTTGTATGTGGAGCAA AAAGTTAACGAGGAGCCAAACAAAAATTACTTTGGATTGAGGTACTTGATTCCGGCTTACTTGAATGCTGGTTGGGAGTTAATTAGAAGTTTCATCATGGATTCAATGTACGGGCCGGAGTACAGGGAGGGCTGGTTGTCAATACTATTAAGGGTAGTTGGATTGATTCTGCCGGGTATATCTGCGCACAGCCCCACAAATTATGTAAATTCTATAAGGCTTGGGAAGATGAAGGTCACTGAGATGTCTCCCTTATAA
- the LOC108193476 gene encoding triacylglycerol lipase OBL1 isoform X1: MAGGNGNRMRYLIVKPENGGIVDLFRFLVWNNRVCASKFVESSDDDVDDLTSWPKDHRWVIIVSIVMRKLIAVFGKPMEWAGYLFEFFLNLLSLNGDNLFALIYNFFRGKMVMPQRGSDTFISAIGHLDGRIDLDKNDLFKQLGDKPASEEKIGISMHLANRSLVDLSMMAAKLAYENANVVRNVVNQHWKMHFIDFYNCWNEFQKERSTQVFILCDKPKDADLILISFRGTEPFDADDWITDFDYSWYEFPKLGKVHMGFLEALGLGSRGNTATFSELLQMKSTKSTFFDPEQEQSSLSVDPPKQLGPEMTEMTAYFAVKSKLRQLLRKHKAAKFLVTGHSLGGALAILFPTVLVLHEEEEIMQRLLGVHTFGQPRIGDRQLGIFMEAHLEYPEPKYFRVVYCNDLVPRLPYDNKTWLYKHFGVCLYFNSLYVEQKVNEEPNKNYFGLRYLIPAYLNAGWELIRSFIMDSMYGPEYREGWLSILLRVVGLILPGISAHSPTNYVNSIRLGKMKVTEMSPL, encoded by the exons ATGGCCGGGGGTAATGGCAACCGAATGAGGTATTTGATCGTCAAGCCAGAAAACGGTGGAATTGTTGATCTTTTCCGGTTCTTGGTTTGGAATAACAGGGTTTGTGCTTCGAAATTTGTTGAGAGTTcggatgatgatgttgatgactTGACAAGCTGGCCCAAGGACCACAGGTGGGTTATAATCGTATCCATCGTAATGAGGAAGCTGATAGCTGTTTTTGGCAAACCTATGGAGTGGGCTGGCTACCTTTTTGAGTTCTTTCTAAATCTACTCTCTCTCAATGGCGACAATCTttttgctttgatttacaaCTTCTTCCGCG GAAAAATGGTGATGCCTCAAAGAGGTTCCGATACTTTCATAAGCGCAATAGGGCATTTGGATGGGCGAATAGACCTGGACAAGAATGACTTGTTTAAACAACTAGGCGATAAACCTGCTTCCGAAGAGAAGATAGGTATAAGTATGCATCTCGCGAACCGTTCCCTTGTCGACCTCTCTATGATGGCCGCTAAGTTGGCCTATGAAAATGCTAATGTTGTTAGAAACGTTGTAAACCAGCACTGGAAG ATGCATTTCATTGACTTCTACAACTGTTGGAATG AATTTCAGAAGGAGAGATCAACCCAAGTTTTCATACTGTGTGACAAGCCAAAAGATGCAGACTTGATACTGATCAGCTTCAGGGGAACAGAACCATTTGATGCAGATGATTGGATTACTGATTTCGACTACTCTTGGTATGAATTTCCAAAATTGGGAAAAGTCCATATGGGATTCTTAGAAGCCTTGGGTTTAGGCAGCAGGGGTAATACTGCCACCTTCAGTGAACTTCTTCAGATGAAAAGCACAAAATCTACTTTCTTCGATCCAGAGCAAGAGCAGTCTTCTCTCTCTGTAGACCCTCCAAAGCAGCTTGGGCCAGAGATGACGGAGATGACTGCATACTTCGCTGTAAAGAGTAAACTCAGACAACTACTTCGCAAGCACAAGGCTGCAAAATTTTTGGTCACTGGACATAGCTTAGGAGGAGCTCTTGCCATATTGTTCCCGACAGTACTGGTGCTGCATGAAGAGGAAGAAATTATGCAACGGTTGTTGGGTGTTCACACATTTGGACAGCCCAGAATAGGAGATAGGCAGTTGGGGATATTTATGGAAGCGCATCTAGAATATCCAGAGCCGAAGTACTTTAGAGTAGTTTATTGCAATGACCTTGTTCCAAGGTTGCCGTACGACAACAAAACCTGGCTCTATAAGCATTTCGGAGTGTGCCTGTACTTCAACAGCTTGTATGTGGAGCAA AAAGTTAACGAGGAGCCAAACAAAAATTACTTTGGATTGAGGTACTTGATTCCGGCTTACTTGAATGCTGGTTGGGAGTTAATTAGAAGTTTCATCATGGATTCAATGTACGGGCCGGAGTACAGGGAGGGCTGGTTGTCAATACTATTAAGGGTAGTTGGATTGATTCTGCCGGGTATATCTGCGCACAGCCCCACAAATTATGTAAATTCTATAAGGCTTGGGAAGATGAAGGTCACTGAGATGTCTCCCTTATAA